Proteins encoded together in one Carya illinoinensis cultivar Pawnee chromosome 3, C.illinoinensisPawnee_v1, whole genome shotgun sequence window:
- the LOC122304489 gene encoding uncharacterized protein LOC122304489 produces MSYVELNQSRREDVWFLDSGWNNHMCANKEWFSDLDEEFQQSVKLENNSNMAVLGKVNIRLQIAGVTLVITDVFYIPKLKNNLLSVGQLQERGVAILIQHGVCKVYHPKNDLIVKTAMLQIGCSYCLQKFCRKLPLASKQFLKKTLTLGTADMGI; encoded by the coding sequence ATGTCATATGTGGAGCTTAATCAATCAAGGAGAGAAGATGTATGGTTCCTTGACTCAGGGTGGAACAATCATATGTGTGCAAATAAGGAGTGGTTCTCGGATCTTGATGAGGAATTCCAGCAATCTGTGAAGCTCGAGAATAATTCCAACATGGCTGTGTTGGGAAAGGTTAACATTAGGTTGCAAATTGCTGGAGTTACTCTGGTAATCACTGATGTTTTCTATATACCTAAGTtgaaaaataacttattaagtGTTGGACAATTGCAAGAAAGAGGTGTAGCTATTTTGATACAACATGGAGTTTGTAAAGTCTATCATCCCAAGAACGACCTTATTGTGAAAACAGCAATGTTGCAAATCGGATGTTCATATTGTCTGCAAAAATTCTGCCGAAAGCTCCCACTTGCTTCCAAACAATTCTTGAAGAAAACACTCACCCTTGGCACTGCAGATATGGGCATCTAA